The Thalassophryne amazonica chromosome 13, fThaAma1.1, whole genome shotgun sequence genome window below encodes:
- the LOC117523543 gene encoding spindle pole body component 110-like, translated as MQELNCMRELVNKDLAAIKDDFKKEVVTARGQLQEDLSGLMDSFKTDMKAETTHCKNILTAKMDSLSKKKESEQPPRNNLTEESQVLQNELKKQLYEMMEILKNELAAEKESLRKHQDDIKHTFQKELEDEMASLKQELATIKQSSSKQMEDEQPQTTNLFQKQLADIKEDLQKQMDTKEKALKDEIATMATAFQEQLSSKQAIEDQLLKEIEDLRHENQQMQELMLKKPEKKSFRSWCYEKVKQAASVMAWITTATFHWL; from the exons ATGCAAGAGCTGAATTGTATGAGGGAGCTGGTGAACAAGGACCTGGCTGCCATCAAGGATGACTTCAAGAAGGAGGTGGTAACAGctcgaggtcagctccaggaggaTCTGTCTGGTCTGATGGATTCCTTTAAAACCGACATGAAAGCAGAAACGACCCACTGTAAAAACATTCTTACTGCCAAAATGGATAGTTtatcaaagaaaaaagaaagtgagCAACCACCAAGAAACAACCTGACAGAAGAAAGTCAGGTATTGCAGAATGAGCTCAAGAAGCAGCTATATGAAATGATGGAGATCTTAAAAAATGAACTGGCAGCTGAGAAGGAGTCACTGAGGAAGCATCAGGATGATATAAAGCACACCTTCCAAAAAGAACTGGAAGATGAAATGGCCAGCTTGAAACAGGAGCTTGCCACCATCAAGCAAAGTTCCTCAAAGCAGATGGAAGATGAGCAGCCACAGACCACCAACCTGTTCCAGAAGCAGCTGGCTGACATCAAGGAGGACTTACAAAAGCAGATGGACACCAAAGAAAAGGCTTTAAAAGATGAAATTGCTACAATGGCAACTGCTTTCCAGGAACAGCTGTCCTCTAAGCAAGCGATTGAAGACCAGCTCCTGAAAGAAATTGAGGACCTCAGGCATGAGAATCAGCAGATGCAG gAACTCATGTTGAAGAAACCAGAAAAGAAAAGCTTCAGGAGCTGGTGCTATGAAAAAGTTAAACAGGCAGCATCAGTGATGGCCTGGATTACAACCGCTACATTCCACTGGTTATAA